A section of the Primulina eburnea isolate SZY01 chromosome 1, ASM2296580v1, whole genome shotgun sequence genome encodes:
- the LOC140823443 gene encoding LOW QUALITY PROTEIN: disease resistance protein RGA2-like (The sequence of the model RefSeq protein was modified relative to this genomic sequence to represent the inferred CDS: inserted 2 bases in 2 codons) codes for MAEALVSALMQTVIGNLNKALLRGVGLLWDLEDDLRRLESVFSTIQLVIQDAEVKQRNNLVLQNWLLKLKDVAYDADDVLDLIATKSLRRRFNSERGKHLHLTSFFSKRNPLIFRVEISRKVRDIRGRLNDIADERHKFELREGVMNNQVGVVESRQTSSLVNESEIFGRDEEREMLVQKLLHDMADQDDLSVCAVWGMGGIGKTTLAQLVYNDGRVEKHFELRIWVCVSEDFSLQRLVKAILESVQRGGCSVTELDPLLRLLQEKLXGKKFLLVLDDVWNDDQSLWDPLKEALRCGSKGSGVLVTTRNEKISRMMATAEIMSHRIGYLSYADSWCLFKRRAFACRTEDENLVGIGEVIVKKCGGVPLAIKALGSLMRFKSHESEWLAVKESETWNLPDHGNNIFPVLMLSYDNLSPQMRQCFSYCCVFPKDYWMDRXRLIQLWMANGFLHEEGQKDLYLIGRSIFEELVRRSFLQDAEKHQIGKMRCKMHDLMHDLAESVMRRETYRIVDGNVQKIPPRVRHLSCDSRSLRIIKEKRDNLRLLSVDTLRSLTKMDPYADIKRGAFLFSFLSNQQHLRVLDLRFCRIMNFRDFVDKWEHLRFLSMSCIELRTLPESITHLHNLQTLKLTYTHDLRNLPEGLKHMKNLWFVEIDRPDSLICTPPGLGELTSLQRLSIFIVGENSEHQIIQLKELNLGGKLSIRGLENVKNLEDVKAANMITKRNLASLNLSWARGANKISMKHFEATLENIQPHPNLEQICISSYQGSRFPNWMSAPAFHNLSEITLERCENCEHLPPLGKLPALKILKLFRLYSLRRLGTEWCGDGKSSFVALTQLRLLEMLDLEEWIIPNSHESFIGLKYLEIKRCPKLMRLPFLPVLKDFHVHTNPAILGSMIATSIESLRLMDDADELSLLPGGLVSAQKNLKKLEINECPNLRSLSIVLDGLYGLKKLSFLFCTKLEYPPEGLKYFNSLEEISFYGCDSLRLFPAAILENMLSLRSLAFERCEKVDPLSGPLQGVVSSLHELVIIHCQELECLPECIQQLSALRKFILWGCRKVTSLPDGIGNLKSLSVLDVRWCGPVLAKRCERSKGADWPKISHIPQIYIEV; via the exons ATGGCAGAAGCACTTGTTTCGGCGCTTATGCAAACAGTAATTGGAAACTTGAACAAAGCTTTGTTGCGAGGTGTTGGGCTCCTTTGGGACTTAGAGGATGATCTAAGGAGACTTGAAAGTGTATTTAGCACAATCCAACTTGTGATCCAAGATGCTGAAGTCAAGCAAAGAAACAATTTGGTGCTGCAGAATTGGTTGCTAAAGCTCAAGGATGTTGCCTATGATGCTGATGACGTGCTGGACCTGATCGCTACCAAAAGCCTCAGACGGAGATTTAATTCCGAAAGAGGTAAGCACTTACATCTAACTTCTTTTTTCTCGAAAAGAAACCCATTgatatttcgtgttgaaataTCAAGAAAAGTGAGAGATATAAGGGGAAGATTAAATGATATAGCGGATGAGAGACATAAGTTCGAGTTGAGGGAGGGTGTTATGAACAATCAAGTTGGAGTTGTAGAGAGCCGACAGACCAGTTCATTGGTGAACGAATCGGAGATTTTCGGAAGAGATGAGGAGAGGGAAATGTTAGTCCAGAAACTGCTCCATGACATGGCTGATCAAGATGATCTTTCTGTCTGTGCTGTGTGGGGAATGGGGGGAATCGGTAAAACGACGCTTGCCCAACTGGTCTATAATGATGGAAGGGTGGAGAAGCATTTTGAGCTACGAATCTGGGTTTGTGTCTCGGAAGATTTCAGCTTGCAGAGGCTGGTTAAAGCAATTTTAGAATCTGTACAAAGAGGTGGATGTAGTGTCACAGAGTTGGATCCATTGCTGCGTCTTCTtcaagaaaagt agggaaaGAAGTTTTTACTAGTTCTGGACGATGTTTGGAACGACGACCAAAGTCTGTGGGATCCTCTTAAAGAAGCGTTAAGATGTGGGTCAAAAGGCAGTGGGGTACTTGTGACAACTCGAAATGAAAAAATTTCTCGAATGATGGCTACGGCTGAAATCATGTCACACCGAATTGGCTATTTATCATACGCCGATTCTTGGTGTTTATTCAAGAGAAGAGCATTTGCATGTAGAACAGAAGACGAAAACCTAGTCGGAATTGGTGAGGTGATAGTGAAGAAATGTGGCGGTGTGCCTTTGGCTATAAAGGCTCTAGGGAGCTTGATGCGATTTAAAAGCCACGAAAGCGAATGGTTGGCAGTTAAAGAAAGTGAAACATGGAATCTACCGGATCATGGAAACAACATCTTTCCTGTATTGATGTTGAGTTATGACAATTTATCTCCACAAATGAGGCAATGTTTCTCGTATTGTTGCGTATTTCCCAAGGATTATTGGATGGATA GACGACTAATACAACTATGGATGGCAAACGGCTTCCTTCACGAAGAAGGCCAAAAAGACTTGTATCTCATTGGCCGATCGATCTTTGAAGAACTGGTTCGGAGATCATTTTTGCAAGATGCCGAGAAACACCAGATAGGGAAAATGAGATGTAAAATGCATGATCTAATGCATGATTTGGCAGAATCGGTCATGAGACGAGAAACTTACAGGATAGTGGATGGCAATGTGCAGAAAATTCCACCTAGAGTTCGTCACTTGTCATGTGATTCGCGGTCACTTCGGATTATTAAAGAGAAAAGGGATAACCTCCGACTACTGAGCGTGGATACTTTGCGCTCGCTTACCAAAATGGATCCGTATGCTGATATTAAACGTGGAGCATTTTTGTTCTCCTTTCTCTCAAACCAACAACATTTAAGAGTGTTGGACTTGAGATTTTGCAGGATAATGAATTTTCGGGATTTTGTTGACAAATGGGAACATCTTAGGTTCCTTTCAATGTCATGCATTGAGCTCAGGACGCTGCCTGAATCCATTACTCATCTCCACAACCTTCAGACCTTGAAACTTACATATACACACGATCTTCGCAATTTGCCTGAAGGTTTGAAACACATGAAAAATCTTTGGTTTGTGGAAATTGATAGGCCTGATTCACTTATCTGCACGCCACCGGGACTTGGAGAATTAACTTCCCTGCAAAGACTAAGCATTTTCATCGTGGGTGAAAACTCAGAACACCAAATCATCCAGCTGAAGGAATTAAATCTTGGAGGGAAGTTGAGCATAAGAGGACTTGAAAATGTGAAAAACCTAGAAGACGTCAAAGCCGCCAACATGATTACGAAGCGGAACCTGGCATCTTTGAATTTATCGTGGGCAAGAGGAGCAAACAAGATCTCCATGAAACATTTCGAAGCGACTCTAGAGAATATCCAACCACATCCTAATCTAGAGCAGATCTGCATTTCGTCATATCAAGGTTCGAGGTTCCCAAATTGGATGTCTGCTCCAGCGTTTCATAATCTAAGTGAAATCACTTTGGAAAGATGTGAAAATTGTGAACACCTTCCACCCCTCGGGAAACTTCCAGCTCTGAAGATTCTTAAACTTTTTAGATTGTATTCTTTAAGAAGATTGGGTACTGAATGGTGTGGCGATGGAAAAAGTTCATTTGTTGCATTGACACAGCTCCGGTTATTGGAAATGCTGGACTTGGAGGAATGGATTATACCAAATTCACATGAGAGTTTTATTGGCTTAAAATATCTAGAGATAAAGAGATGCCCCAAATTGATGAGACTGCCTTTTCTACCAGTTCTTAAAGATTTCCATGTACACACCAACCCAGCAATCCTTGGATCCATGATTGCTACTTCAATCGAATCACTTCGCTTAATGGACGATGCTGATGAACTTAGTCTCCTTCCAGGAGGTTTAGTGAGCGCTCAAAAGAATCTAAAGAAATTGGAAATAAATGAGTGTCCTAATCTCAGGAGTCTATCCATCGTGTTGGATGGACTATATGGTCTGAAGAAGTTGAGTTTTCTTTTCTGCACAAAACTTGAATATCCACCGGAAGGACTCAAGTATTTCAATTCTCTGGAGGAAATTTCATTCTATGGCTGCGATAGCCTTAGATTATTTCCGGCAGCTATTTTGGAAAATATGCTTTCCCTGAGATCCTTAGCGTTTGAACGTTGCGAGAAAGTGGATCCATTATCTGGGCCGCTACAAGGAGTGGTCAGTAGCCTCCATGAATTGGTGATAATTCATTGTCAAGAGCTCGAATgtttgccagagtgcattcaaCAATTGAGTGCCCTTAGAAAATTTATTCTTTGGGGTTGTCGTAAGGTTACGTCATTGCCAGATGGCATCGGGAATCTAAAATCACTATCGGTGCTTGATGTGCGATGGTGCGGTCCAGTTTTGGCGAAGAGATGCGAGAGATCAAAGGGTGCGGATTGGCCTAAAATCTCACATATTCCCCAAATATACATTGAAGTCTGA
- the LOC140823448 gene encoding probable aquaporin PIP2-5 encodes MTKDVAEQGSFAAKDYQDPPPAPLIDAAELMKWSFYRALIAEFVATLLFLYVTVLTVIGYKRQSEADFCDGVGILGIAWAFGGMIFVLVYCTAGISGGHINPAVTWGLLLARKVSLVRALMYMVAQCLGAICGVGLVKGFQKSFYKRYGGGANELQPGISIGVGLGAEIIGTFVLVYTVFSATDPKRSARDSHVPVLAPLPIGFAVFMVHLATIPVTGTGINPARSFGAAVIYNQEKAWDDQWIFWVGPFIGAAIAAFYHQFILRAGAIKALGSFRSSSRV; translated from the exons ATGACCAAGGACGTGGCCGAGCAGGGCTCCTTTGCGGCGAAGGACTACCAAGACCCGCCACCAGCGCCGCTGATCGACGCGGCGGAGCTGATGAAATGGTCTTTTTACCGGGCCTTGATAGCCGAATTCGTAGCCACTCTACTCTTCCTTTACGTTACCGTGCTGACAGTGATCGGATACAAGCGTCAATCGGAAGCTGATTTCTGCGACGGTGTGGGGATTCTGGGGATCGCGTGGGCTTTCGGGGGGATGATTTTCGTGCTTGTCTACTGTACTGCTGGGATATCTG gGGGTCACATTAACCCGGCGGTGACATGGGGGCTATTACTGGCTCGGAAAGTGTCGCTGGTGAGGGCGCTGATGTATATGGTAGCTCAATGTTTGGGTGCCATCTGCGGAGTTGGGCTGGTCAAGGGATTCCAGAAATCTTTCTACAAAAGGTACGGTGGCGGCGCCAACGAGCTGCAACCAGGCATCAGCATCGGAGTCGGCTTGGGGGCCGAGATCATCGGCACGTTTGTCCTCGTTTACACAGTCTTCTCGGCCACCGATCCCAAGAGAAGCGCAAGAGATTCTCATGTCCCT GTGTTGGCACCTCTTCCAATCGGATTCGCGGTGTTCATGGTCCACCTAGCCACCATTCCCGTCACCGGAACCGGCATCAACCCCGCAAGGAGTTTTGGAGCTGCAGTAATCTACAACCAAGAGAAGGCTTGGGATGATCAG tgGATCTTTTGGGTGGGACCCTTCATTGGTGCAGCCATTGCAGCTTTCTACCACCAGTTCATATTAAGGGCAGGAGCAATCAAGGCCCTTGGATCATTCAGGAGCAGTTCCCGAGTTTGA
- the LOC140823456 gene encoding leucine aminopeptidase-like, with protein MAPIDPHSYTDSTHPLTTHISLSFYFDFPSSTIVSSALFSLSATHSGPFALDTRSLSISAVLDPQTLAALPFSVHPASPDAVLGQSLIVTLANHSQFLVISKTSPSSTALQWLSPPQTFNKAFPFVYTQCQSIHARSIFPCQDTPAARIRYSAKLNIPHYLSAVMAAKHVDRRNPIAGECLGVCDDSIWCGDGRIVEKFVMEQSVPPYLFAFAVGELGFREMGPRTRVYSESVPGVLDSAAREFAGTEEMIKVGEGLFGPYEWERFDLLVLPPSFPYGGMENPRMVFLTPTVIKGDATGAQVVAHELAHSWTGNLITNKSNDHFWLNEGFTTYAERRIVEAVQGKERAVLNIGIGWRGLVEEMDRFKDNMEFTKLKTNLEGVDPDNVYSQVPYEKGFQFLWRIERQIGRPAFDEFLKKYITTFKFQSIDTDTFLDFLKVNIPGIEDHIDLKVWTEGTGIPPDAMEPASDIYNKIVFLANEFKLGRMPNEDEVADWGGQEWELYLENLPKSVEASQVSALDARYRLSESKDYEVKVAFLQLAILSRCSNYYGEAEKTLKEVGRMKYLRPLYTALVQGPGKEEEKIFAKRVFSEACACYHPIAQGVVEAILAKHM; from the exons ATGGCACCCATAGATCCACACTCTTACACAGACTCCACTCACCCACTGACGACCCACATCTCACTCTCCTTCTACTTCGACTTCCCTTCTTCCACCATCGTCTCCTCCGCGCTCTTCTCCCTTTCCGCCACTCACTCCGGCCCCTTCGCTCTAGACACACGTTCCCTCTCCATCTCCGCCGTTCTTGATCCGCAAACCCTCGCCGCACTCCCGTTCTCCGTCCACCCTGCATCGCCCGACGCCGTTTTGGGGCAATCGTTGATTGTGACGCTTGCGAACCACTCCCAATTCTTGGTCATCTCGAAAACGTCTCCATCCTCCACGGCTCTTCAGTGGCTTTCCCCTCCACAGACGTTTAACAAGGCCTTTCCTTTTGTCTACACCCAATGCCAATCCATTCACGCCAGATCCATTTTCCCCTGCCAAGATACGCCGGCTGCCCGGATCAGATATTCCGCGAAACTGAACATCCCCCATTATTTGTCGGCTGTGATGGCTGCGAAGCATGTCGACAGGAGGAACCCGATTGCGGGGGAGTGTCTGGGAGTGTGTGATGATTCAATATGGTGTGGCGATGGGAGGATCGTCGAAAAGTTTGTGATGGAGCAGTCAGTGCCCCCTTACCTGTTTGCATTTGCAGTTGGAGAGTTGGGTTTTCGGGAGATGGGACCGAGGACTAGGGTGTATTCTGAATCTGTCCCGGGTGTTTTGGATTCGGCAGCGAGGGAATTTGCTGGCACAGAGGAGATGATTAAGGTAGGAGAGGGATTGTTTGGGCCTTATGAATGGGAGAGGTTTGATTTGTTGGTTTTGCCTCCTAGTTTTCCCTATGGAGGTATGGAGAATCCAAGGATGGTGTTTTTGACTCCCACCGTGATTAAAGGTGATGCTACGGGCGCCCAAGTTGTGGCTCATGAGCTTGCTCATAGCTGGACTGGGAATTTGATTACCAACAAGTCTAATGATCACTTTTGGTTGAATGAG GGTTTCACAACATATGCAGAGCGGCGAATAGTTGAGGCTGTGCAAGGAAAGGAGAGGGCTGTTCTGAATATTGGGATCGGATGGAGAgggcttgttgaggaaatggaCAGGTTTAAGGACAACATGGAATTCACAAAACTGAAAACTAATCTGGAAGGAGTGGACCCTGATAATGTATATTCTCAAGTTCCCTATGAGAAAGGATTCCAGTTTCTGTGGCGCATTGAGAGACAA ATTGGAAGGCCTGCTTTTGACGAGTTCTTGAAAAAATATATCACAACCTTCAAGTTCCAATCTATCGACACCGATACGTTTCTTGATTTCCTCAAAGTGAACATTCCTGGTATAGAAGATCATATTGATTTAAAAGTATGGACTGAGGGCACTGGCATACCTCCAGATGCAATGGAGCCTGCTTCCGACATCTACAATAAGATTGTGTTTCTGGCTAATGAGTTTAAGTTAGGTAGGATGCCAAATGAAGATGAAGTTGCTGATTGGGGTGGACAAGAATGGGAGCTTTACCTCGAAAATTTGCCGAAATCCGTAGAAGCTTCACAG GTGTCGGCTTTGGATGCACGCTACAGGCTCTCTGAATCGAAAGATTACGAGGTCAAAGTAGCATTTCTCCAGCTTGCCATTTTGTCTAGGTGCAGTAATTACTACGGCGAGGCCGAGAAAACTCTTAAAGAAGTTGGAAGGATGAAGTATCTGCGGCCACTGTATACCGCACTCGTCCAAGGTCCTGGAAAAGAAGAAGAGAAGATCTTTGCGAAGAGGGTTTTCTCAGAAGCATGTGCTTGTTATCACCCCATAGCTCAGGGTGTTGTGGAGGCAATTTTGGCCAAACACATGTAA